A window of the Lysinibacillus irui genome harbors these coding sequences:
- a CDS encoding solute symporter family protein: MSFTAIFFFVAIVGLTLVITWWASKRTSSASDFYTAGGGLTGWQNGLAIAGDYLSAASFLGIAGAVALFGFDGFFFSIGYLVAYLVVLYIVAEPLRNLGKFTLADMITARFNNAKVRGTAALSTITIVLFYMIAQLVGAGALIQLLLGIDYWIAVLIVGFMMTTYVLFGGMTATSWVQIIKACLLMLGTVIISFLVLKEFGFSISTMFKEMTTATDSGAAYLNPGLKYTDGLDTISMLIALVLGTAGLPHILMRFFTVKDAQTARSSVIWATWIVGIFYVLTIFLGFGAAAFVGKEDIIAANAAGNMAAPLLAEALGGDILFSFVCAVAFATILAVVAGLVLSGASALSHDIYGQIIKKGKITEKEQVLAARIGSITIAVISILLALGAQTLNVAFLVSLAFCIAGSANLPVIIYTIYWKRFNTAGAVTAMLTGLISALVLVAISPNVWNPVEGKAIFVGEPLIMLTNPALISVPLGFLGGFIGTLLSKESDESKYREVDVKANTGISVQDVSH, encoded by the coding sequence ATGAGCTTTACAGCCATATTCTTCTTCGTAGCCATTGTTGGTTTAACTTTAGTTATTACATGGTGGGCTTCTAAACGTACATCTTCAGCAAGTGATTTCTACACTGCTGGTGGTGGCTTAACAGGCTGGCAAAATGGACTAGCTATCGCTGGTGACTATCTATCAGCAGCCTCTTTCCTAGGTATCGCTGGTGCAGTAGCATTATTTGGATTTGACGGATTCTTCTTCTCTATTGGTTATTTAGTAGCTTACTTAGTGGTGTTATACATCGTAGCTGAGCCATTACGTAACTTAGGGAAATTTACATTAGCTGACATGATTACAGCGCGGTTCAATAACGCAAAAGTACGTGGAACAGCTGCTTTAAGCACTATTACAATTGTTTTATTCTACATGATTGCACAACTAGTTGGTGCAGGAGCACTTATTCAATTACTTTTAGGAATCGACTATTGGATCGCCGTATTAATCGTTGGTTTCATGATGACAACTTACGTACTATTCGGTGGTATGACTGCAACATCTTGGGTACAAATCATTAAAGCTTGTCTTTTAATGTTAGGTACAGTAATTATCTCGTTCTTAGTATTAAAAGAGTTCGGCTTCAGTATATCTACAATGTTCAAAGAAATGACAACAGCTACTGATAGTGGTGCTGCTTATTTAAACCCAGGTCTAAAATATACGGATGGACTTGATACTATCTCAATGCTTATTGCGTTAGTATTAGGGACTGCGGGGCTACCACATATCTTAATGCGTTTCTTCACAGTAAAAGACGCACAAACAGCTCGTTCTTCGGTTATTTGGGCAACTTGGATTGTAGGTATCTTCTATGTTCTAACTATTTTCTTAGGTTTCGGTGCAGCAGCATTCGTTGGGAAAGAAGACATTATCGCGGCAAACGCAGCTGGTAACATGGCTGCCCCACTTCTTGCAGAAGCACTTGGTGGCGACATTCTATTCTCATTTGTTTGTGCGGTAGCATTCGCAACAATTCTTGCAGTAGTAGCAGGTCTTGTACTGTCAGGTGCATCTGCCCTATCACATGATATTTATGGACAAATTATTAAAAAGGGTAAAATTACAGAAAAAGAGCAAGTTCTTGCAGCTCGTATTGGTTCGATTACAATTGCTGTTATTTCTATCCTATTAGCGCTTGGTGCACAAACATTAAACGTTGCATTCTTAGTATCTCTAGCATTCTGTATTGCAGGATCTGCTAACCTTCCAGTTATCATTTACACAATTTATTGGAAACGCTTTAATACAGCTGGTGCTGTAACAGCGATGTTAACAGGTTTAATTTCAGCATTAGTATTAGTAGCTATTTCACCAAACGTGTGGAATCCAGTTGAAGGTAAGGCCATTTTCGTTGGTGAACCATTAATCATGTTAACGAATCCTGCTTTAATTTCTGTACCACTTGGTTTCCTTGGTGGCTTTATTGGCACATTACTATCTAAAGAAAGTGATGAGTCGAAATATCGTGAAGTAGACGTGAAAGCTAACACAGGTATTTCTGTACAGGACGTATCTCACTAA
- a CDS encoding TatD family hydrolase: MLIDAHIHLDQYKDEEIPTLLEDADFVIAVSMHLTSCQRTLHLSNSYPQVKVAFGFHPEQSLPSQCEEDALFDWIRCHADEMVAVGEVGLPYYLRQEHAIDDRPYVVLLERFIVLAKELNKPIILHAVYEDAAIVCDLLEKHQFHQAHFHWFKGDETVVKRMIQHGYFISITPDCLYEKEIQQLIETYPIELMMVETDGPWPFEGPFTNKRTSPWMMHSTIEVIAHIKGLSTQEAAKIISENTKNFYQL; encoded by the coding sequence ATGCTGATTGATGCTCATATTCATTTAGATCAGTATAAAGATGAGGAGATTCCAACTTTGCTAGAAGATGCCGATTTTGTCATTGCGGTTAGCATGCATTTGACATCATGCCAAAGGACATTGCATTTATCAAACAGCTATCCTCAAGTTAAGGTAGCTTTTGGCTTTCATCCTGAACAGTCTTTACCAAGTCAATGTGAAGAGGATGCACTATTTGATTGGATTCGTTGTCATGCAGATGAAATGGTCGCTGTTGGAGAGGTTGGCCTTCCTTATTATTTAAGGCAAGAACATGCTATTGATGACCGTCCTTACGTGGTGCTATTAGAGCGTTTTATTGTTTTGGCAAAGGAACTTAACAAGCCGATTATCTTACATGCTGTCTATGAGGACGCTGCCATCGTATGTGATTTGCTTGAAAAGCATCAGTTTCATCAAGCTCATTTTCATTGGTTTAAAGGGGATGAAACTGTAGTGAAACGCATGATTCAGCATGGTTATTTTATTTCCATCACCCCTGATTGTTTGTATGAAAAAGAAATTCAACAGTTGATTGAAACGTACCCTATTGAACTTATGATGGTCGAAACAGACGGTCCTTGGCCGTTTGAAGGTCCATTTACGAATAAGCGAACATCTCCGTGGATGATGCATTCGACGATTGAGGTGATCGCGCATATTAAGGGGCTGTCAACACAGGAAGCGGCTAAAATCATTAGTGAAAATACTAAGAACTTCTATCAGCTTTAA
- a CDS encoding ABC transporter ATP-binding protein produces the protein MLSIQNISKSFDALQVLEDLSFEVKDGEFVAIVGPSGSGKSTLFQLIGGVSSIDHGAILLNGEDLQQKRGTIGYMPQQPCLLPWRTILENVTIVEELQRKPNVERAKEWLEKVGLGSFIDAYPNELSGGMQQRVSFIRALVSDKPILCLDEPFSALDEFTRLEMQAWLLSIWEEYRKSILFVTHSIEEALFLADRILVLTKRPATVKKEMIVPFARPRREEIRHSAAFTALKQQLFMYLQEEKGDMHAD, from the coding sequence GTAAATCCTTTGATGCCCTGCAAGTCCTTGAAGATCTGTCCTTTGAGGTTAAGGATGGCGAGTTTGTAGCTATTGTGGGTCCTTCAGGAAGTGGTAAAAGTACGTTGTTTCAATTAATAGGTGGTGTCTCTTCAATCGATCATGGGGCCATTTTATTAAATGGAGAGGATTTACAGCAAAAGAGAGGGACGATTGGCTATATGCCCCAGCAGCCTTGTCTATTGCCTTGGCGTACCATCTTAGAGAACGTTACCATCGTGGAGGAATTACAGCGTAAACCAAACGTCGAACGTGCCAAGGAATGGCTAGAAAAGGTTGGTCTTGGGTCCTTTATCGATGCCTATCCAAATGAACTGTCAGGCGGCATGCAACAGCGAGTCTCCTTCATACGTGCCTTAGTTAGTGATAAGCCCATTTTATGCTTAGATGAACCCTTTTCGGCGCTAGACGAATTTACGAGATTGGAAATGCAGGCATGGCTTTTATCTATCTGGGAAGAGTACCGGAAATCTATTCTATTTGTTACGCATAGTATAGAAGAGGCTCTCTTTTTGGCAGATCGAATATTAGTCTTAACGAAAAGGCCTGCAACGGTTAAAAAGGAAATGATCGTACCGTTTGCTAGACCTCGCCGAGAGGAAATTCGTCATTCTGCTGCATTTACAGCCTTAAAGCAACAATTATTTATGTATTTACAAGAAGAAAAGGGTGATATGCATGCTGATTGA